One Kitasatospora sp. NBC_01266 genomic window carries:
- a CDS encoding CU044_5270 family protein: MTSIPRRRQPLDDTELKHLLPAAAVAAAPLGRRRQIEEFLMSEITRTPEGAVPVRPAASSRRRLLIAVPATVAAFALAATVAVLTHGGQAAAPARSGRVAAPVVPVTVGSTTGLAGVVERISSAAQAAPDLVLRPGQYVYIDSTVSHLEGSVDLSSGTSKVWVDKPHQRQVWFSADGRTGWLTEEGKTPEGGQALNSDSGASLNSPSYDYLRTLPTDPQELLRKIYAETRGAGSGPDQEAFVTIGDLIREQAVPGKLAAALYQAAASIPGVVLVDAATDAAGRTGIAIARTNTASGSRDEIIFDRTSYAFLGECSVQVTEADGVEPGTVTANTAVLKRAAADAPGNRPGNAQA, encoded by the coding sequence ATGACCAGCATCCCGCGGCGGCGGCAGCCGCTTGACGACACGGAGCTGAAGCACCTGCTGCCCGCGGCCGCAGTAGCTGCCGCCCCGCTCGGCCGGCGACGCCAGATCGAGGAGTTCCTGATGAGCGAGATCACCCGCACCCCCGAAGGCGCAGTGCCGGTCCGCCCGGCGGCCAGCAGCCGGCGCCGGCTGCTGATCGCCGTGCCCGCCACGGTGGCGGCCTTCGCCCTGGCCGCCACCGTGGCGGTCCTCACCCACGGCGGCCAAGCGGCAGCCCCCGCGCGCAGCGGGCGCGTCGCGGCCCCCGTCGTCCCGGTCACGGTCGGCTCCACCACGGGCCTGGCCGGCGTGGTGGAGCGGATCTCCTCGGCCGCGCAGGCCGCGCCCGACCTTGTCCTGCGACCGGGGCAGTACGTCTACATCGACAGCACCGTGTCCCATCTCGAGGGCTCCGTCGACCTCAGCAGCGGCACGTCGAAGGTGTGGGTCGACAAGCCCCACCAGCGGCAGGTGTGGTTCTCGGCCGACGGCCGCACCGGCTGGCTCACCGAGGAAGGCAAGACCCCGGAAGGCGGCCAGGCGCTCAACTCGGACAGCGGCGCCTCCCTGAACAGCCCCTCCTACGACTACCTGCGCACCCTGCCCACCGACCCGCAGGAACTGCTGCGGAAGATCTACGCCGAGACGAGGGGGGCCGGCAGCGGGCCGGACCAGGAGGCCTTCGTCACCATCGGCGACCTGATCCGCGAACAGGCCGTGCCCGGCAAGCTCGCCGCCGCGCTCTACCAGGCCGCGGCCAGTATCCCCGGCGTCGTCCTGGTCGACGCCGCCACCGACGCCGCCGGGCGCACCGGCATCGCCATCGCCCGCACCAACACCGCCAGCGGCTCCCGCGACGAGATCATCTTCGACCGCACCTCGTACGCCTTCCTGGGCGAGTGCAGCGTCCAGGTC